One window from the genome of Pedobacter schmidteae encodes:
- a CDS encoding FecR family protein encodes MSEQEKELLIRYNAGQCTDAEKAAVEKWLFELNNGDADLPEENLIEIKEEIRSKLPVPAKTRFRKRVLWWPRIAASIALIAVGISLFYFVNRQHTKSDLISTVHTNGITPGKNSATLTLADGKKIILSDVHSGELANESGVMISKTADQQIVYNVIDQKGVKNDKNASGNSEVTTYNTLSTAKGETFQVRLPDGSLVILNAASSLTYSTGLNKQAKRSVKLSGEAYFEVSKLAMNRKVPGNESQRKPFIVVTGQQEVEVLGTHFNINSYSDEAAVKTTLLEGSVRVSNHSAEKILKPGQQSISKADGFVVKDVNIQQVVAWKNGTFDFDNEDILSVMRKISRWYNVDIVFEGPVTRERFNGALSRHKNIIQMLKMLESTGVVHFKIEGRRVVVINN; translated from the coding sequence ATGTCAGAACAAGAAAAAGAATTATTGATCAGATACAACGCAGGCCAGTGTACAGACGCTGAAAAGGCTGCAGTAGAAAAATGGTTGTTTGAATTGAATAATGGGGACGCCGATTTACCGGAAGAGAACCTGATCGAAATAAAGGAGGAGATTCGTAGTAAATTACCTGTACCAGCCAAAACAAGATTTAGAAAACGGGTGTTGTGGTGGCCGCGCATAGCTGCATCAATTGCATTGATAGCCGTAGGGATAAGCCTGTTTTATTTTGTTAACAGACAACATACAAAGTCTGATCTGATCTCGACGGTCCATACCAATGGTATTACTCCAGGTAAAAATTCGGCCACACTTACCCTGGCCGATGGAAAGAAAATTATACTATCTGACGTCCATAGCGGTGAATTAGCTAACGAATCTGGGGTAATGATCTCTAAAACGGCCGACCAACAGATTGTTTATAATGTTATTGATCAGAAAGGAGTTAAAAACGATAAAAATGCTTCGGGGAATTCTGAAGTAACGACTTACAACACCCTTTCTACTGCAAAAGGCGAAACCTTCCAGGTGCGATTGCCCGATGGTTCATTGGTTATTTTAAATGCCGCCTCCAGTCTGACTTATTCCACCGGGTTAAATAAACAAGCTAAGCGTAGCGTTAAGTTGAGCGGGGAAGCTTATTTCGAAGTTTCAAAATTGGCAATGAATCGTAAAGTCCCTGGTAATGAATCTCAAAGAAAGCCCTTTATTGTGGTAACCGGACAGCAGGAAGTGGAGGTTTTGGGTACGCATTTTAACATCAACAGCTATTCGGATGAAGCCGCGGTCAAAACTACTTTATTGGAAGGTTCGGTAAGGGTTTCAAATCATTCCGCCGAAAAAATATTGAAACCGGGACAACAATCCATCTCAAAAGCAGACGGTTTTGTGGTGAAGGACGTTAACATACAGCAAGTTGTGGCCTGGAAGAATGGAACCTTCGATTTCGATAATGAAGATATTCTGAGTGTAATGCGTAAAATTTCGAGATGGTATAATGTCGATATTGTGTTTGAAGGTCCCGTAACAAGGGAGAGATTTAACGGGGCACTGTCACGGCATAAAAATATTATCCAGATGCTTAAGATGCTGGAATCCACAGGAGTAGTTCACTTTAAAATTGAAGGAAGGAGGGTTGTCGTTATCAATAACTGA
- a CDS encoding sialidase family protein, whose product MKNYRMNSFLMLLGILIGFGACSRKPEVPVAQALKIDGLEAAAPYLTKDAKGNAVLCWTEKDAIDSLYRLKYAIYDAHAKQFSKAITVPTSAGCSNAAESMAKVAFKADGTVLAIFAKRFPKEKNPYAGAIYYSISTDNGQKWSDALFLHSDTAHTYGRSFFDLARLKDGELGAIWLDGRYGKTIKGSALFFARTEKGKGFATDNCIDKGTCECCRTAILVDEAGNIHLAYRNINVPSELSVQQFRDMAYKLSADNGKTFSAAHTISNDNWEINGCPHSGPSIAANKNGLQVVWFTAGGGTGLYHTSSLGLGSNFRQRNLLTTSGRHPQVYALNGDRLAMVCEEVVEAEPEKSMDMNHSHGGMKMTHAAAGAAKIMLRVIANGTPEAPIAVTSGAEADNHAVITSIDDGLLVAWVREAKSGSKIYFTPVVLTK is encoded by the coding sequence ATGAAGAATTATAGAATGAACAGCTTCCTTATGCTATTAGGCATTTTGATAGGGTTTGGTGCCTGTAGCAGAAAGCCTGAAGTACCGGTTGCACAAGCTTTAAAAATTGATGGGCTTGAGGCGGCCGCACCCTATCTTACAAAGGATGCTAAAGGAAATGCGGTGCTTTGCTGGACCGAAAAAGACGCTATCGACTCCTTGTACCGCTTAAAATATGCGATTTACGATGCACACGCCAAGCAATTTAGCAAGGCTATTACTGTTCCCACTTCGGCGGGATGCAGTAATGCAGCCGAAAGCATGGCCAAGGTCGCGTTTAAAGCCGATGGAACTGTGCTCGCCATTTTTGCCAAACGTTTTCCAAAAGAGAAGAACCCGTATGCTGGCGCTATTTATTATAGCATTTCCACAGATAACGGACAAAAATGGTCTGATGCTCTGTTTTTACATAGTGATACAGCGCATACTTATGGTCGTAGTTTTTTTGACCTGGCACGTCTGAAGGACGGAGAACTTGGTGCCATCTGGCTAGACGGTCGTTATGGAAAAACTATTAAGGGGTCGGCTTTGTTTTTTGCCCGTACGGAAAAAGGGAAAGGATTTGCAACAGATAATTGCATTGATAAAGGTACCTGCGAATGCTGTCGTACGGCTATTTTGGTTGATGAAGCAGGGAATATCCACCTCGCTTATAGAAATATCAATGTTCCGTCCGAACTTTCAGTTCAGCAGTTTCGGGATATGGCCTACAAGTTGTCTGCAGACAATGGTAAAACCTTTAGCGCGGCTCATACGATAAGCAACGACAACTGGGAAATAAATGGTTGTCCGCATTCCGGACCTTCAATTGCTGCAAATAAAAATGGTTTGCAGGTGGTATGGTTTACCGCGGGTGGAGGGACTGGATTATACCATACCTCATCTCTGGGGTTGGGAAGTAATTTTCGTCAGCGTAATCTGCTTACAACTTCAGGTAGGCATCCTCAGGTATATGCTTTAAATGGAGATCGGCTGGCGATGGTTTGTGAAGAAGTGGTGGAAGCGGAACCGGAAAAATCAATGGATATGAACCACTCGCATGGGGGAATGAAAATGACACATGCAGCGGCAGGTGCTGCCAAAATTATGCTAAGGGTAATAGCTAATGGGACTCCGGAGGCACCTATAGCTGTGACAAGTGGTGCAGAGGCAGATAACCATGCGGTTATTACCAGTATTGATGATGGATTACTTGTTGCCTGGGTAAGAGAAGCAAAATCGGGTTCAAAAATATATTTTACTCCTGTAGTATTAACAAAATAA
- a CDS encoding RNA polymerase sigma factor produces the protein MINYTKYTDEQLISLLKEGDHIAYTHLYDRYFQLLFVYALKKLRDTDEAKDLIQEFFTVLWAKRTSLNVNGNLPAYCFTAINNRIIDVFLHRKVADKYIGSIIIPTAEEEAKTDYLVREKQLMAYIEKEIQALPGKMRMIFELSRKSNYTCKQISDELQISEKTVHRQMSNALLRLRTKLGSFIFLVFLIRF, from the coding sequence ATGATAAATTATACCAAATATACCGATGAACAATTGATTTCGCTTTTGAAAGAAGGTGATCATATTGCGTATACCCATTTATACGATCGGTATTTTCAGTTGCTATTTGTTTACGCCTTAAAAAAATTAAGAGATACAGACGAGGCAAAGGATCTGATACAAGAATTTTTTACGGTTCTTTGGGCAAAAAGAACCTCGCTTAATGTAAATGGAAATCTCCCTGCTTATTGTTTTACCGCTATCAATAACCGGATTATCGATGTTTTTCTGCACAGGAAAGTAGCTGATAAGTACATCGGCTCTATTATTATACCTACTGCAGAGGAAGAAGCAAAAACCGATTATCTGGTAAGAGAAAAACAACTCATGGCCTATATCGAAAAAGAAATTCAGGCCCTGCCAGGCAAAATGCGTATGATTTTTGAGCTGAGCAGAAAGTCCAATTACACCTGTAAACAAATTTCCGATGAGTTACAGATCTCTGAAAAAACAGTTCATCGTCAAATGTCAAATGCGTTGCTCCGTTTGAGGACTAAATTAGGTTCTTTTATTTTTCTTGTTTTCCTGATCAGATTTTAA
- a CDS encoding SCO family protein — translation MKQVNIFLILAISLLFACKDKPKRLPFLQLETSEKVIDGKTVIDSTIRTIPPFKLLNQDSAIVTEKNFDGTIYVADFFFTSCPTICPVMHRNLLKVYQKYKGNKEVKLASHTIDVKYDLPSRMKNYANKLGVEGTQWEYLWGTRDEIYALAERNYLVAAQEDKNAPGGFVHQGYLVLVDKEKRIRGAYDGTQDKEVAQLMQDMDTLLAEYRLK, via the coding sequence ATGAAACAGGTAAATATATTTTTGATCTTAGCAATAAGTTTGCTTTTTGCTTGTAAAGATAAACCTAAACGTTTGCCTTTTTTGCAGTTGGAAACCAGCGAGAAAGTAATAGATGGCAAAACGGTGATCGATTCCACAATCAGGACCATTCCGCCTTTTAAGCTGTTGAATCAGGATAGCGCAATAGTAACAGAAAAGAATTTTGATGGGACTATTTATGTCGCCGATTTTTTCTTTACATCCTGCCCAACTATTTGCCCGGTTATGCATCGGAATTTGCTTAAAGTTTACCAGAAATATAAAGGAAATAAGGAAGTAAAACTGGCCTCACATACCATCGATGTAAAATATGATCTTCCTTCGAGAATGAAAAACTATGCGAACAAGTTGGGGGTTGAGGGAACACAATGGGAATACCTTTGGGGCACAAGAGATGAAATTTATGCACTCGCCGAACGGAATTATCTGGTTGCTGCACAGGAAGATAAGAATGCGCCAGGTGGATTTGTGCATCAGGGATATCTGGTGTTGGTGGATAAAGAAAAGCGCATTCGGGGTGCCTATGACGGTACCCAGGATAAAGAAGTGGCGCAGTTGATGCAGGATATGGACACGCTTTTGGCTGAATACCGGCTTAAGTAA